From Mytilus edulis chromosome 8, xbMytEdul2.2, whole genome shotgun sequence, one genomic window encodes:
- the LOC139485732 gene encoding sodium- and chloride-dependent glycine transporter 2-like isoform X3 translates to MECKENSTSKGKYEVTQEERRETWTGRFDFFLSNVGYAVGIGNIWRFPYLCYKNGGGSFLIPYITFMILGALPMFLLEYSLGQFSSNGPISVWKICPLMKGLGYAMVITSAIFCIYFNVMMGYVLYFLYHSLTSVLPWSTCDNEWNTEFCYISKPSNTSTSNISSITGNNTGDLKMSSSEEFWSYNVLQITSGIEDMGNIRLELLLCLFIFWFIVFLCLYKGIKVSGKIVYMTAIFPYIVLIIFLIRVVTLPGATDGILFYVVPQWDKLLSTKVWGEAALQIFYSTSMGWGGLLTFASYNKFHDNMYGNAMIVPAVNCGTSIFAGFITFSTLGFMALNKGTTVDKVLNQGPGLVFITYPEAISSFPISPVWAVLFFLMLFTIGIDTQFGTIETVLSALTDEFPKLFRRRKVLLTGVICLIEFILGIPLVMQGGMYVLQIVDWYCAIFSVMTVCILETIIIGWIYGANRFYEDIELMIGRKPCIWWSICWKFITPVILVMMLVFNMTQITPVSYGTYQYPQWAIAVGWIIGMISVIPIPIYMVVDLWDANGTLLQRLKQRLKPAPNYGPNMDTVYDKSWQTKDNFSPHYTTHSTENQTML, encoded by the exons ATG gaGTGTAAAGAAAACTCAACATCGAAGGGCAAATATGAAGTTACACAAGAAGAAAGAAGAGAGACCTGGACTGgacgttttgatttttttctatctaATGTTGGATATGCTGTTGGTATTGGTAACATCTGGCGATTTCCATACCTATGTTATAAAAATGGAGGTG GATCGTTTCTGATTCCATACATAACGTTTATGATACTGGGTGCGTTACCAATGTTTCTTCTGGAATACTCTCTTGGCCAGTTTTCTAGTAATGGACCAATAAGTGTATGGAAAATATGTCCCTTAATGAAAG gTCTTGGATATGCAATGGTAATTACATCCGCCATATTTTGTATATACTTTAACGTTATGATGGGATATGTGTTGTACTTCCTGTACCATTCACTAACCTCTGTTTTACCATGGAGCACGTGCGACAATGAGTGGAACACAGagttttgttatatttcaaaACCATCTAACACATCAACCAGTAATATTTCATCTATTACCGGAAATAATACCGGGGATTTGAAAATGTCATCAAGCGAAGAATTCTGGAG CTATAATGTACTCCAGATCACAAGTGGTATAGAAGATATGGGAAACATCAGATTAGAACTTTTGTTATGCCttttcatattttggttcattgtatttctttgtttgtataaaggAATAAAAGTTTCCGGAAAG ATTGTATACATGACAGCAATATTTCCATATATTGTATTGATAATCTTTCTCATCAGAGTAGTAACACTTCCTGGTGCAACGGATGGAATACTGTTTTATGTCGTACCTCAATGGGACAAACTACTGTCTACGAAG GTGTGGGGTGAGGCTGCCTTGCAGATATTCTACTCCACTTCAATGGGTTGGGGTGGCCTATTGACCTTTGCAAGTTATAATAAGTTTCACGATAATATGTATGG GAATGCAATGATTGTCCCAGCAGTGAACTGTGGAACAAGTATATTTGCTGGTTTTATTACATTTTCCACGCTTGGTTTCATGGCGTTGAACAAAGGAACAACAGTTGACAAAGTACTAAATCAAG GACCAGGTTTGGTATTTATAACATACCCTGAAGCTATTTCAAGCTTCCCAATATCACCAGTTTGGGCTGTTCTCTTTTTCCTAATGCTATTTACAATAGGAATTGATACACag tTTGGAACGATAGAGACTGTTTTGAGTGCGTTGACAGATGAATTTCCTAAATTATTTAGGAGAAGAAAGGTCTTGTTAACAGGCGTAATCTGCCTAATCGAGTTTATACTTGGAATTCCATTGGTTATGCAG GGAGGAATGTATGTTCTGCAAATAGTAGATTGGTACTGTGCTATATTTTCTGTGATGACAGTCTGTATTTTGGAAACCATCATTATCGGATGGATTTATG GCGCCAACAGATTTTACGAAGATATCGAACTAATGATAGGACGAAAGCCTTGTATTTGGTGGAGTATATGTTGGAAATTCATAACACCCGTTATTTTAGTG ATGATGCTTGTATTTAACATGACACAGATAACACCGGTCTCTTATGGTACATATCAATATCCACAATGGGCGATAGCTGTAGGGTGGATTATCGGGATGATATCAGTAATACCTATTCCAATATACATGGTTGTAGACCTATGGGATGCAAATGGCACATTATTACAG agaCTCAAACAACGATTAAAACCAGCTCCTAACTATGGACCAAATATGGACACAGTGTATGATAAATCTTGGCAAACAAAGGACAACTTTTCTCCCCATTATACCACACATTCAACTGAAAATCAAACTATGTTGTAA
- the LOC139485732 gene encoding sodium- and chloride-dependent glycine transporter 2-like isoform X2 translates to MECKENSTSKGKYEVTQEERRETWTGRFDFFLSNVGYAVGIGNIWRFPYLCYKNGGGSFLIPYITFMILGALPMFLLEYSLGQFSSNGPISVWKICPLMKGLGYAMVITSAIFCIYFNVMMGYVLYFLYHSLTSVLPWSTCDNEWNTEFCYISKPSNTSTSNISSITGNNTGDLKMSSSEEFWSYNVLQITSGIEDMGNIRLELLLCLFIFWFIVFLCLYKGIKVSGKIVYMTAIFPYIVLIIFLIRVVTLPGATDGILFYVVPQWDKLLSTKVWGEAALQIFYSTSMGWGGLLTFASYNKFHDNMYGNAMIVPAVNCGTSIFAGFITFSTLGFMALNKGTTVDKVLNQGPGLVFITYPEAISSFPISPVWAVLFFLMLFTIGIDTQFGTIETVLSALTDEFPKLFRRRKVLLTGVICLIEFILGIPLVMQGGMYVLQIVDWYCAIFSVMTVCILETIIIGWIYGANRFYEDIELMIGRKPCIWWSICWKFITPVILVMMLVFNMTQITPVSYGTYQYPQWAIAVGWIIGMISVIPIPIYMVVDLWDANGTLLQRLKQRLKPAPNYGPNMDTVYDKSWQTKDNFSPHYTTHSTENQTML, encoded by the exons gaGTGTAAAGAAAACTCAACATCGAAGGGCAAATATGAAGTTACACAAGAAGAAAGAAGAGAGACCTGGACTGgacgttttgatttttttctatctaATGTTGGATATGCTGTTGGTATTGGTAACATCTGGCGATTTCCATACCTATGTTATAAAAATGGAGGTG GATCGTTTCTGATTCCATACATAACGTTTATGATACTGGGTGCGTTACCAATGTTTCTTCTGGAATACTCTCTTGGCCAGTTTTCTAGTAATGGACCAATAAGTGTATGGAAAATATGTCCCTTAATGAAAG gTCTTGGATATGCAATGGTAATTACATCCGCCATATTTTGTATATACTTTAACGTTATGATGGGATATGTGTTGTACTTCCTGTACCATTCACTAACCTCTGTTTTACCATGGAGCACGTGCGACAATGAGTGGAACACAGagttttgttatatttcaaaACCATCTAACACATCAACCAGTAATATTTCATCTATTACCGGAAATAATACCGGGGATTTGAAAATGTCATCAAGCGAAGAATTCTGGAG CTATAATGTACTCCAGATCACAAGTGGTATAGAAGATATGGGAAACATCAGATTAGAACTTTTGTTATGCCttttcatattttggttcattgtatttctttgtttgtataaaggAATAAAAGTTTCCGGAAAG ATTGTATACATGACAGCAATATTTCCATATATTGTATTGATAATCTTTCTCATCAGAGTAGTAACACTTCCTGGTGCAACGGATGGAATACTGTTTTATGTCGTACCTCAATGGGACAAACTACTGTCTACGAAG GTGTGGGGTGAGGCTGCCTTGCAGATATTCTACTCCACTTCAATGGGTTGGGGTGGCCTATTGACCTTTGCAAGTTATAATAAGTTTCACGATAATATGTATGG GAATGCAATGATTGTCCCAGCAGTGAACTGTGGAACAAGTATATTTGCTGGTTTTATTACATTTTCCACGCTTGGTTTCATGGCGTTGAACAAAGGAACAACAGTTGACAAAGTACTAAATCAAG GACCAGGTTTGGTATTTATAACATACCCTGAAGCTATTTCAAGCTTCCCAATATCACCAGTTTGGGCTGTTCTCTTTTTCCTAATGCTATTTACAATAGGAATTGATACACag tTTGGAACGATAGAGACTGTTTTGAGTGCGTTGACAGATGAATTTCCTAAATTATTTAGGAGAAGAAAGGTCTTGTTAACAGGCGTAATCTGCCTAATCGAGTTTATACTTGGAATTCCATTGGTTATGCAG GGAGGAATGTATGTTCTGCAAATAGTAGATTGGTACTGTGCTATATTTTCTGTGATGACAGTCTGTATTTTGGAAACCATCATTATCGGATGGATTTATG GCGCCAACAGATTTTACGAAGATATCGAACTAATGATAGGACGAAAGCCTTGTATTTGGTGGAGTATATGTTGGAAATTCATAACACCCGTTATTTTAGTG ATGATGCTTGTATTTAACATGACACAGATAACACCGGTCTCTTATGGTACATATCAATATCCACAATGGGCGATAGCTGTAGGGTGGATTATCGGGATGATATCAGTAATACCTATTCCAATATACATGGTTGTAGACCTATGGGATGCAAATGGCACATTATTACAG agaCTCAAACAACGATTAAAACCAGCTCCTAACTATGGACCAAATATGGACACAGTGTATGATAAATCTTGGCAAACAAAGGACAACTTTTCTCCCCATTATACCACACATTCAACTGAAAATCAAACTATGTTGTAA
- the LOC139485732 gene encoding sodium- and chloride-dependent glycine transporter 2-like isoform X1 has translation MAKKLQNDASTWEECKENSTSKGKYEVTQEERRETWTGRFDFFLSNVGYAVGIGNIWRFPYLCYKNGGGSFLIPYITFMILGALPMFLLEYSLGQFSSNGPISVWKICPLMKGLGYAMVITSAIFCIYFNVMMGYVLYFLYHSLTSVLPWSTCDNEWNTEFCYISKPSNTSTSNISSITGNNTGDLKMSSSEEFWSYNVLQITSGIEDMGNIRLELLLCLFIFWFIVFLCLYKGIKVSGKIVYMTAIFPYIVLIIFLIRVVTLPGATDGILFYVVPQWDKLLSTKVWGEAALQIFYSTSMGWGGLLTFASYNKFHDNMYGNAMIVPAVNCGTSIFAGFITFSTLGFMALNKGTTVDKVLNQGPGLVFITYPEAISSFPISPVWAVLFFLMLFTIGIDTQFGTIETVLSALTDEFPKLFRRRKVLLTGVICLIEFILGIPLVMQGGMYVLQIVDWYCAIFSVMTVCILETIIIGWIYGANRFYEDIELMIGRKPCIWWSICWKFITPVILVMMLVFNMTQITPVSYGTYQYPQWAIAVGWIIGMISVIPIPIYMVVDLWDANGTLLQRLKQRLKPAPNYGPNMDTVYDKSWQTKDNFSPHYTTHSTENQTML, from the exons gaGTGTAAAGAAAACTCAACATCGAAGGGCAAATATGAAGTTACACAAGAAGAAAGAAGAGAGACCTGGACTGgacgttttgatttttttctatctaATGTTGGATATGCTGTTGGTATTGGTAACATCTGGCGATTTCCATACCTATGTTATAAAAATGGAGGTG GATCGTTTCTGATTCCATACATAACGTTTATGATACTGGGTGCGTTACCAATGTTTCTTCTGGAATACTCTCTTGGCCAGTTTTCTAGTAATGGACCAATAAGTGTATGGAAAATATGTCCCTTAATGAAAG gTCTTGGATATGCAATGGTAATTACATCCGCCATATTTTGTATATACTTTAACGTTATGATGGGATATGTGTTGTACTTCCTGTACCATTCACTAACCTCTGTTTTACCATGGAGCACGTGCGACAATGAGTGGAACACAGagttttgttatatttcaaaACCATCTAACACATCAACCAGTAATATTTCATCTATTACCGGAAATAATACCGGGGATTTGAAAATGTCATCAAGCGAAGAATTCTGGAG CTATAATGTACTCCAGATCACAAGTGGTATAGAAGATATGGGAAACATCAGATTAGAACTTTTGTTATGCCttttcatattttggttcattgtatttctttgtttgtataaaggAATAAAAGTTTCCGGAAAG ATTGTATACATGACAGCAATATTTCCATATATTGTATTGATAATCTTTCTCATCAGAGTAGTAACACTTCCTGGTGCAACGGATGGAATACTGTTTTATGTCGTACCTCAATGGGACAAACTACTGTCTACGAAG GTGTGGGGTGAGGCTGCCTTGCAGATATTCTACTCCACTTCAATGGGTTGGGGTGGCCTATTGACCTTTGCAAGTTATAATAAGTTTCACGATAATATGTATGG GAATGCAATGATTGTCCCAGCAGTGAACTGTGGAACAAGTATATTTGCTGGTTTTATTACATTTTCCACGCTTGGTTTCATGGCGTTGAACAAAGGAACAACAGTTGACAAAGTACTAAATCAAG GACCAGGTTTGGTATTTATAACATACCCTGAAGCTATTTCAAGCTTCCCAATATCACCAGTTTGGGCTGTTCTCTTTTTCCTAATGCTATTTACAATAGGAATTGATACACag tTTGGAACGATAGAGACTGTTTTGAGTGCGTTGACAGATGAATTTCCTAAATTATTTAGGAGAAGAAAGGTCTTGTTAACAGGCGTAATCTGCCTAATCGAGTTTATACTTGGAATTCCATTGGTTATGCAG GGAGGAATGTATGTTCTGCAAATAGTAGATTGGTACTGTGCTATATTTTCTGTGATGACAGTCTGTATTTTGGAAACCATCATTATCGGATGGATTTATG GCGCCAACAGATTTTACGAAGATATCGAACTAATGATAGGACGAAAGCCTTGTATTTGGTGGAGTATATGTTGGAAATTCATAACACCCGTTATTTTAGTG ATGATGCTTGTATTTAACATGACACAGATAACACCGGTCTCTTATGGTACATATCAATATCCACAATGGGCGATAGCTGTAGGGTGGATTATCGGGATGATATCAGTAATACCTATTCCAATATACATGGTTGTAGACCTATGGGATGCAAATGGCACATTATTACAG agaCTCAAACAACGATTAAAACCAGCTCCTAACTATGGACCAAATATGGACACAGTGTATGATAAATCTTGGCAAACAAAGGACAACTTTTCTCCCCATTATACCACACATTCAACTGAAAATCAAACTATGTTGTAA